The following proteins come from a genomic window of Leptospira bandrabouensis:
- the ilvB gene encoding biosynthetic-type acetolactate synthase large subunit, producing MSEQITVSQYIIRFLESKGITWIPGVPGGTILPLYESLAGSNIEHVLARHEQGAGFIAQGRARSTGEVSAVFVSSGPGVANLITAVADAQRDSVPLLIFSGQVPLGLMGTDAFQELPTVKIVSSVVKKVYLVEEPNQITEILEEAFLLCGEGKKGPVWIDLPKDIQTQKINLPENNIPFGGSSHLDFLEQVSKADPLSFESLDIFLDEFKFLLKSSRFPLLYIGGGAKKEYLRLREFVSRFQIPAVTTLMGLGIFEKDDPMNLGMMGMHGTVAANEALGVCDLLIGIGVRFDDRATGAIEKFCNQAKIIHIDIDAREIGKNKSVTLSLQKDISEVLPFLLEEDFQVQNKESLLQVETWKQIPEEHPMKSILLDFASVLPSGEHFVLTDVGQHQMWVAQYFPFHQPLSWITSGGQGTMGFGLPTAIGVALSHRDSHVYCFTGDGSIMMNLQELSTLREQNLNVKIILINNEHLGLVKQQQDLFYGSLYSGSKFHFHPDFSMLCESFGIVYYEWDWRSEVQDLETVLEKKGPALVEVRVPSSWGVYPFVPGGKSNQEYILGQVTT from the coding sequence ATGTCGGAACAAATCACCGTAAGTCAATACATCATACGTTTTTTAGAATCAAAAGGTATCACATGGATTCCAGGAGTACCAGGGGGAACCATCTTGCCATTATACGAAAGTTTGGCGGGGTCAAATATCGAACATGTGTTAGCAAGACATGAGCAGGGTGCTGGATTTATCGCACAAGGTAGGGCAAGGAGCACTGGAGAGGTGAGTGCCGTATTTGTTTCCTCTGGACCTGGTGTGGCCAATCTCATCACTGCTGTAGCCGATGCGCAAAGGGATTCTGTTCCCTTGCTAATTTTTTCGGGACAAGTTCCATTAGGGTTAATGGGAACCGATGCTTTCCAAGAATTACCAACAGTAAAGATTGTTTCATCAGTCGTGAAAAAGGTTTATTTGGTAGAAGAACCAAATCAAATCACTGAAATTTTAGAGGAAGCATTTTTGTTATGCGGGGAAGGGAAAAAAGGACCAGTTTGGATTGATTTACCCAAAGATATACAAACTCAAAAGATTAACTTACCTGAAAATAACATTCCTTTTGGTGGATCATCTCATTTGGATTTTTTGGAACAGGTAAGTAAGGCAGATCCTTTGTCTTTTGAAAGTTTGGATATTTTTCTAGATGAGTTCAAATTCTTGTTAAAGAGTTCTCGGTTCCCCTTACTATATATAGGTGGTGGTGCAAAAAAAGAATATTTGCGATTAAGAGAATTTGTTTCTCGTTTTCAAATTCCCGCTGTGACCACTCTTATGGGACTTGGGATTTTTGAAAAAGACGATCCGATGAATTTAGGGATGATGGGGATGCATGGAACTGTGGCTGCCAATGAAGCTCTGGGTGTTTGTGATCTCTTGATTGGCATAGGAGTTCGTTTTGACGATCGTGCGACAGGTGCCATAGAAAAGTTTTGTAACCAAGCAAAAATCATTCATATAGATATTGATGCCCGTGAAATTGGCAAAAATAAATCGGTAACTTTAAGTTTACAAAAAGATATTTCAGAAGTTCTTCCTTTTTTATTAGAAGAGGATTTTCAGGTCCAAAACAAGGAATCATTGTTGCAGGTTGAAACTTGGAAACAGATTCCAGAAGAACATCCGATGAAATCTATTCTTTTGGATTTTGCTTCGGTTTTACCAAGTGGCGAACATTTTGTCCTAACGGATGTAGGCCAACATCAGATGTGGGTGGCACAATATTTTCCATTTCATCAACCATTGTCTTGGATCACCTCAGGTGGACAAGGAACTATGGGGTTTGGTCTTCCAACTGCTATTGGTGTTGCATTAAGCCATAGAGATTCTCATGTGTATTGTTTTACAGGTGATGGATCGATAATGATGAACTTACAAGAATTGTCTACACTCAGAGAACAGAATCTTAATGTAAAGATCATTCTAATCAACAATGAACATTTGGGGTTAGTGAAACAACAACAAGACTTGTTTTATGGAAGTTTGTATTCTGGTTCTAAATTTCATTTCCATCCCGATTTTTCTATGTTATGTGAATCATTCGGAATAGTATATTATGAATGGGATTGGAGATCGGAAGTTCAGGACTTAGAAACAGTTTTAGAAAAGAAAGGCCCGGCTTTGGTTGAAGTAAGAGTCCCTTCTAGTTGGGGAGTGTATCCATTTGTTCCTGGTGGAAAGTCCAATCAGGAATATATTCTCGGCCAAGTAACAACTTGA
- a CDS encoding ammonium transporter → MKIQLVLRPLLVSILFLLPGFLAAEGELTPTPAIDKSDTAWMLVSSAFVFFMIPGLALFYGGIVRSKNVLSTMMHSFVAIIVMTLQWTIIGYSFAFSGDNPYVGNFDLAFLNGIDINSVKGSIPTYVHFLFQGMFALITPALISGAIAERIKLSAYIVFILVWSTLVYDPVAHWVWSDSGWLLQMNALDFAGGTVVHLISGIAGLAAAIVIGKRKGDPGLLTHPNNMTYTLLGSGLLWFGWFGFNAGSGLSVNGLAARAFSVTLIAPAAAGASWLLIEWLHTKKATALGAASGIVAGLVVITPASGYVGIQGAIIMGFLVSPICYMAILLKGKLNYDDTLDAFGIHGVGGAFGAILTGLFALELAEGMTLGNQMNAQVISVVATGIYSFVVSYILALVIEKTIGFRIEEDKEITGLDQEIHGEKGYDIR, encoded by the coding sequence ATGAAAATACAATTGGTCTTAAGGCCTTTGTTGGTATCTATACTCTTCCTTTTGCCCGGATTCTTGGCAGCAGAAGGTGAATTAACTCCCACCCCTGCTATCGATAAATCCGACACCGCATGGATGTTAGTTTCTTCTGCATTTGTGTTTTTTATGATCCCAGGCCTTGCTTTGTTCTATGGTGGTATTGTCAGATCCAAAAATGTCCTCTCCACAATGATGCATAGTTTTGTGGCTATCATCGTGATGACATTACAATGGACCATCATTGGATATAGTTTTGCTTTTTCGGGAGATAACCCTTACGTAGGTAATTTTGATTTAGCCTTTTTGAATGGAATCGATATTAATTCAGTAAAAGGAAGTATTCCCACATACGTACATTTTTTATTTCAAGGTATGTTTGCACTCATTACTCCAGCATTAATTTCAGGTGCCATTGCCGAGAGAATCAAACTTTCAGCTTATATAGTTTTTATTCTCGTATGGTCAACGTTAGTTTATGATCCGGTAGCACATTGGGTTTGGTCCGATTCAGGTTGGTTATTACAAATGAATGCACTTGATTTTGCTGGAGGAACAGTCGTCCATTTAATTTCAGGGATCGCTGGACTTGCTGCAGCCATTGTTATTGGAAAAAGAAAAGGTGATCCTGGATTATTAACTCATCCCAATAATATGACTTATACGTTACTTGGCTCAGGACTTTTGTGGTTTGGATGGTTTGGATTTAATGCCGGTTCTGGTCTTTCTGTCAATGGACTTGCAGCGCGCGCATTTTCTGTAACACTCATTGCGCCAGCCGCTGCGGGAGCCAGTTGGTTACTGATCGAATGGTTACACACTAAAAAAGCAACAGCGTTAGGAGCTGCCTCAGGAATTGTAGCAGGCTTGGTTGTCATTACACCTGCTTCCGGCTATGTGGGCATACAAGGTGCCATCATTATGGGATTTTTAGTGTCACCCATTTGTTATATGGCAATTTTACTTAAAGGAAAACTCAATTACGATGATACTCTTGATGCTTTTGGTATTCACGGTGTCGGAGGAGCATTCGGTGCCATTCTCACTGGACTCTTTGCTTTAGAGTTAGCTGAAGGAATGACCTTAGGAAATCAAATGAACGCGCAAGTCATTAGCGTAGTCGCAACAGGAATTTATTCTTTTGTGGTTTCCTATATACTTGCACTTGTAATTGAAAAAACAATCGGTTTCAGAATCGAAGAAGATAAAGAAATCACCGGACTCGACCAAGAGATTCATGGTGAAAAAGGATATGATATAAGGTAA
- a CDS encoding P-II family nitrogen regulator, with amino-acid sequence MKLVVAIIQPHKLEEVKNELTKNEIYRLTVSDVQGYGQQKGKTEVFRGHEYQVNLLRKVRLEIAVNDEFVKPTVDAILKAAKTGPEGKIGDGKIFVMPLEEVIRIRSGERGSKAI; translated from the coding sequence ATGAAATTAGTAGTCGCAATCATCCAACCACATAAGTTAGAAGAAGTAAAAAACGAACTTACCAAAAACGAAATCTATCGTTTGACTGTAAGTGATGTCCAAGGTTATGGCCAACAAAAAGGAAAAACAGAAGTTTTCCGTGGGCATGAATACCAAGTGAATCTTCTTAGAAAAGTGCGCTTAGAGATCGCAGTTAACGATGAGTTTGTCAAACCAACTGTGGATGCCATTTTAAAAGCAGCAAAAACAGGACCAGAAGGTAAAATAGGAGATGGAAAAATTTTTGTAATGCCACTTGAAGAGGTGATTCGCATTCGTAGCGGAGAACGAGGAAGCAAAGCCATCTAA
- a CDS encoding AtpZ/AtpI family protein — MSEEQEKPSAKKPEKSPMAMAGAGFEFVSSIALFVVGGYYLDDYMKTEPLWLLVGFFLGFIFAFYSLIKRAKENE, encoded by the coding sequence ATGAGCGAAGAGCAGGAAAAACCATCTGCCAAAAAACCAGAAAAGTCACCTATGGCGATGGCTGGTGCTGGTTTTGAATTTGTATCTTCCATCGCACTTTTTGTGGTGGGAGGATACTACCTTGATGACTATATGAAAACGGAACCACTTTGGCTCCTGGTTGGTTTTTTCCTGGGTTTTATTTTTGCTTTTTATTCTCTCATCAAACGAGCCAAAGAAAACGAATAA